The Patescibacteria group bacterium genomic interval TCCGACAGTGGTTTGGGAAACTAATTTAATCGGCACAGGCAAGGCTCCGGCATTTAAGCGTTGGGCTAATTTTTTAGCTTCGTCTTGGGTAAAATTGCCTTGGATTACGGCTTGGCCGCCTAAAATCGGTTCATTGACTTTAGGGATGGAAATCGCCGTACCGTCCAAGAAGATAGCGACCGGTTTGCCTACGTTTCTAGTGGTGATATCAGCAAACAACTGTGCTCCCTCATTGTCAAATTCTAAAGATACCTGTGGCACTAAAGCGGTTTGATCATACTCTACGGAAGCTTTTTTTAGATTTTTTCCCGAAAGTTTGGTGTTAATCCATTCTGGTTCTTGGGCTATGCCTAAGTCAGTCGAGGTCTTGGTTTTTAGTAAAATATGGCGGACACTAACCGTACGGTTATCCCCTGTCCCCTGATCCCCTTCCAATTTAATAATGTGATAACCAAAGGTAGTTTTGACCAAATCGGTATAAACCTCGCCAACTTTTAATTTATTGAAAGCAACATCGTCAAATTCAGTAACGAATTGTCCCTTTTTAACGCCTTCATATAACCCACCACTGTCTTTACTGCCGGGATCTTCGCTGTATTGTTTGGCTAAAGCGGAAAAATCACCGCCATTTTTTATCTGTTGTAAAACATCTACGGCTTGCTTACGCACTGTCAGATTCATGTCATCCAATTGTTTTTGTTGTTCCGGAGTCAATTGTTGCGCTTGCGGATTCTCTTCTTTGAATTCCAAAAGCGGCGTTTCGCCGATTATTTTGATGGCGGAATTAATGTCATAAACTCCGGCCAACTCCACGCTGATGCGTGGATTATCGCCGGACATGGATGTTTGGACGACCGGTTCGGAAACACCTAAGGTATTGACACGTCGTTCAATTACATCTTTGACCCCGGCTAAAGCGTCGTTTTTGCCAGCTAGAGAGATTTGAGATAAATCGGCGTCATAAGTCAGTTGAGCACCGCCTAGAAGATCAAGGCCTAAACGGAAGGGCAGGCCGTAAGATGATAATTCGATTTGTTTGATATTGCGCCAAACCAACCGACTGCTATTATCGGAAACGTTTTTTTCCATTTTGGGAAAAACATTCAGATTGGAGACGACGGGAATAGCTGATAGTCCGGCGTCTATCGTGTCGGCTGCTTTATTTTTGAAGCCAATAATATCAATATAGGCGGTAATCAAAAATAAAACGGCAATACCAAAAAGCACCCAGCGGAGTCGGCCTCTTTGACCGGGTTTTAGCAGTTTTTCGAAGAAATTTTGC includes:
- the secD gene encoding protein translocase subunit SecD, which codes for MPQNFFEKLLKPGQRGRLRWVLFGIAVLFLITAYIDIIGFKNKAADTIDAGLSAIPVVSNLNVFPKMEKNVSDNSSRLVWRNIKQIELSSYGLPFRLGLDLLGGAQLTYDADLSQISLAGKNDALAGVKDVIERRVNTLGVSEPVVQTSMSGDNPRISVELAGVYDINSAIKIIGETPLLEFKEENPQAQQLTPEQQKQLDDMNLTVRKQAVDVLQQIKNGGDFSALAKQYSEDPGSKDSGGLYEGVKKGQFVTEFDDVAFNKLKVGEVYTDLVKTTFGYHIIKLEGDQGTGDNRTVSVRHILLKTKTSTDLGIAQEPEWINTKLSGKNLKKASVEYDQTALVPQVSLEFDNEGAQLFADITTRNVGKPVAIFLDGTAISIPKVNEPILGGQAVIQGNFTQDEAKKLAQRLNAGALPVPIKLVSQTTVGATLGQAAVQKSLFAGFIGLLAVALFMIGFYRLPGLLSVVALVIYTAISLALFKIVHVTMTLAGITGFILSIGMAVDANVLIFERLKEELRTGKDLMKAIDEGFGRAWTSIRDSNFSSLITCAILFWFGSSIIRGFAFTLALGIAVSMFSAIVISRQFLLLTAKWKWAQNKWLYGVKKKI